One Nocardia iowensis DNA window includes the following coding sequences:
- a CDS encoding phosphatase PAP2 family protein, producing the protein MTTNPPPDRIWHRIPALAVLAGVLAVFALGLTSNVLDRDGLTMIDTPLSNWAIEHRNGTLTPLAITVSYLGGTVAMTIVATLAVLAFAKLGRWREAALVVVTGLGSWALTDGGKHLIDRPRPPVVNHIIAKTNLAYPSGHSLGSIVVISTLALLLIPRIRRPAIRWVAAVAAVTFVAAVGLSRIYLGVHWPTDVLGGWTLGAMWVVLCFLAYRYLNQRQDRAAAGFEYSGASRDAA; encoded by the coding sequence GTGACCACGAATCCCCCACCGGACCGGATCTGGCACCGGATCCCCGCGCTCGCCGTGCTGGCCGGGGTGCTGGCCGTGTTCGCCCTCGGACTCACCAGCAATGTGCTCGACCGGGACGGACTCACCATGATCGACACACCCCTGTCGAACTGGGCGATCGAACATCGCAACGGCACGCTGACGCCCCTCGCGATCACCGTCAGCTACCTCGGCGGCACCGTCGCCATGACCATCGTGGCGACGCTGGCCGTCCTCGCGTTCGCCAAACTGGGCCGGTGGCGGGAGGCCGCACTCGTCGTTGTCACCGGCCTCGGTTCATGGGCGCTGACCGATGGCGGCAAGCACCTCATCGATCGACCGCGGCCACCCGTCGTCAACCACATCATCGCGAAGACCAACCTGGCCTACCCTTCCGGCCACAGCCTGGGTTCGATCGTGGTCATCAGCACCCTCGCGCTACTGCTGATCCCGCGGATCCGCCGTCCCGCCATCCGCTGGGTCGCGGCCGTCGCCGCCGTCACCTTCGTTGCCGCAGTGGGGCTTTCCCGCATCTACCTCGGCGTGCACTGGCCCACCGATGTGCTCGGCGGCTGGACCCTCGGCGCCATGTGGGTCGTCCTGTGCTTCCTCGCCTACCGGTATCTCAACCAGCGGCAGGACCGCGCTGCCGCTGGTTTCGAGTACTCCGGTGCGTCGCGAGACGCGGCTTAA
- a CDS encoding MBL fold metallo-hydrolase, with product MTETRFAPGSQAERLRRPPRLRTIRHGLMKLTYVPDGAVFLKPRGWLPDATEQDWVTYADHLDADGHLVAGIGGLLVQYGRRALLIDAGIGPVVAPDHPANPMTGATYGGALVRNLARLGVANRIEAVAFSHLHLDHFGWTLQPWPGGTAPFGEARYLVAEPEWEFWQSLAPDLVEALPDWAKASMTTPAMLAAMAPRVQPILNGDEIFPGIRAQSIPGHSPGHTAFAIKSLGRRLVMIGDALHSPVQVAHPEWTSASDFNPVEGIRRRRILVDRLATTGDLAFGIHFADVPFGRVHRDPDGRTTWIPVG from the coding sequence ATGACCGAAACCCGCTTTGCCCCTGGATCGCAGGCCGAGAGGCTGCGTCGGCCACCGCGGCTGCGCACCATTCGTCATGGACTGATGAAGCTCACTTACGTCCCCGATGGGGCGGTCTTCTTGAAGCCGCGCGGCTGGTTACCCGATGCCACCGAACAGGATTGGGTCACCTACGCCGATCACCTCGACGCCGACGGGCATCTCGTCGCGGGGATCGGCGGGTTGCTGGTGCAGTACGGCCGACGCGCCTTGCTCATCGACGCGGGCATCGGGCCGGTGGTCGCGCCCGACCACCCGGCTAATCCGATGACCGGCGCGACCTACGGGGGTGCGTTGGTGCGCAACCTCGCTCGTCTCGGCGTCGCCAACCGGATCGAAGCCGTCGCGTTCAGCCACCTGCACCTCGACCACTTCGGCTGGACGCTGCAACCGTGGCCCGGTGGTACGGCGCCGTTCGGCGAGGCCCGCTACCTGGTCGCCGAACCCGAATGGGAATTCTGGCAATCGCTGGCCCCCGACTTGGTCGAGGCGCTGCCCGACTGGGCGAAAGCAAGCATGACCACCCCGGCGATGCTGGCCGCGATGGCGCCGCGGGTACAGCCGATCCTCAACGGCGACGAGATCTTCCCCGGTATCCGCGCCCAATCGATTCCCGGGCATTCTCCGGGCCATACCGCATTCGCCATCAAATCCCTGGGTCGTCGCCTCGTCATGATCGGCGACGCGCTGCACTCTCCCGTCCAGGTTGCCCACCCCGAGTGGACCAGCGCCTCGGACTTCAACCCCGTCGAGGGCATCCGCCGTCGCCGCATCCTGGTCGACCGCCTGGCCACCACCGGCGACCTCGCCTTCGGCATCCACTTCGCCGATGTCCCGTTCGGCCGAGTCCACCGCGATCCCGACGGCCGCACCACCTGGATCCCGGTCGGTTAA
- a CDS encoding alpha/beta hydrolase, with the protein MPVDWADPGGEKIEVAVVRDRADEPSKKVGTLVSLPGGPGTSGVDEIIKGGKFSAELRGRFDIVSLDPRGVKRSHPVRCDAGLAASRPNVVPDLGGRIDEVQSYARDLAASCRQYTGSLMDHLDAVSVARDIEALRSALGVDQISIYGRSYGTMPAQAYVELFPKQLRAMLLDSVDDHSLDGPAFMASEARAGRDAFDEFASWCAREAQCVLHGSDVDQILDEVYAKAARGELRDLTDVTKPLGAADLSTQVVKRLFRPEWSLLATELRSLADQPASSPLTPKFPQRQGVPAPLPEVAFCSDWRFDIADQDQWIQLWREQNANAGTLRSHFAWGAGALCSSWPIAPPNPPHLPRIADAPPILILNSLHDPSTPYEWALGVEKNTPGATLLTYEGWGHGIYDRSPCTTTAADQYLIHLTLPQPRCPAA; encoded by the coding sequence GTGCCGGTGGACTGGGCCGATCCGGGTGGGGAGAAGATCGAGGTCGCGGTGGTGCGGGATCGGGCCGACGAACCGTCGAAGAAGGTCGGCACGTTGGTGTCGCTGCCCGGCGGGCCCGGTACCTCGGGGGTGGACGAAATCATCAAGGGTGGAAAGTTTTCCGCGGAGCTGCGCGGGCGGTTCGATATCGTCAGCCTCGATCCGCGGGGGGTGAAGCGCAGTCATCCGGTGCGGTGTGATGCGGGACTGGCGGCGTCTCGGCCGAACGTGGTGCCGGACCTGGGTGGGCGCATCGATGAAGTTCAGTCGTATGCAAGGGATCTCGCGGCGAGCTGTCGGCAGTACACCGGGTCGCTGATGGATCATCTCGACGCGGTGAGTGTCGCGCGCGACATCGAAGCGTTGCGGTCGGCGCTGGGTGTGGACCAGATCAGTATCTACGGCCGGTCCTACGGGACGATGCCCGCACAGGCATACGTCGAGCTGTTCCCGAAACAGTTGCGGGCCATGCTGTTGGACAGCGTGGACGACCACAGCTTGGACGGCCCTGCGTTCATGGCCAGCGAAGCGCGGGCGGGCAGGGACGCTTTCGATGAGTTCGCTTCCTGGTGTGCGCGGGAGGCGCAGTGCGTGCTGCACGGTTCGGACGTCGATCAAATCCTCGATGAGGTGTACGCCAAGGCCGCACGCGGTGAGCTCCGAGACCTCACCGACGTGACCAAACCGTTGGGTGCTGCCGACCTGAGCACGCAGGTGGTCAAACGACTCTTCCGTCCCGAATGGTCGCTGCTGGCAACGGAGCTGCGGTCATTGGCCGACCAACCCGCAAGCAGTCCGCTGACACCGAAATTCCCACAGCGGCAAGGTGTTCCAGCTCCGCTACCGGAAGTCGCCTTTTGCTCCGACTGGCGTTTCGACATCGCCGATCAGGACCAATGGATCCAACTGTGGCGCGAGCAGAATGCCAACGCCGGAACCCTACGCTCCCACTTCGCCTGGGGCGCAGGCGCTTTGTGCTCCAGCTGGCCGATCGCACCGCCGAATCCGCCGCACCTCCCGCGGATCGCGGACGCCCCACCGATTCTCATCCTCAATTCCCTGCACGACCCATCCACACCGTACGAGTGGGCACTAGGCGTCGAAAAGAACACCCCCGGAGCCACCCTGCTGACCTACGAAGGCTGGGGCCACGGCATCTACGACCGCTCCCCCTGCACCACCACAGCCGCCGACCAATACCTCATCCACCTCACCCTCCCCCAACCCCGCTGCCCCGCAGCCTGA
- a CDS encoding methyltransferase, with translation MSTMTWTEADTVRSAPWHSESATPVPSRIVVADDRMTAETAYRLACEGTGLLWRGDYHNARQLLKAMTRRVDRKAPGPGNSPAESFRLQRRARNHRARVLGKLLVQLEADHTLALRRAPDVRKACDDVYGPAHEPKLIALTELLGVLGAAQWREKGVAIPAIDAHIYPHYGVFSPIRGEYIDLVARTPLPTTGSGVHTAFDLGTGTGVLAAVLARRGIDHIVATDDSPRALVCARENIDRLDLTRSVDIVGPALFPAGRADLVVCNPPWLPARPTSAIEHGVYDQDSGMLRGFLSGLTAHLIPGGEGWLILSDLAEHLGLRTRSDLLAMIEQAGLRVIDKTDTTPRHPRAQDTTDPLHAARAAEVTSLWRLAADA, from the coding sequence ATGTCCACGATGACCTGGACCGAAGCCGATACCGTCCGATCCGCCCCGTGGCATTCCGAAAGCGCGACACCCGTGCCGAGCCGGATCGTGGTGGCCGACGATCGGATGACCGCCGAGACCGCCTACCGCCTGGCCTGTGAGGGCACCGGACTGCTGTGGCGTGGTGACTATCACAATGCCAGGCAGCTACTCAAGGCGATGACCCGCCGAGTCGACCGGAAAGCCCCTGGCCCAGGCAATAGCCCGGCCGAGTCGTTCCGGCTGCAGCGCAGGGCACGCAACCATCGGGCGCGGGTGCTCGGCAAGCTGCTCGTGCAGCTCGAGGCCGATCACACACTGGCGCTGCGCCGCGCTCCCGATGTTCGCAAGGCCTGCGACGACGTGTACGGCCCGGCACACGAGCCCAAGCTCATCGCCCTCACCGAATTGCTCGGCGTGCTCGGCGCGGCGCAGTGGCGGGAAAAAGGGGTAGCGATACCCGCCATCGACGCCCACATCTACCCGCACTACGGCGTGTTCTCACCGATCCGCGGCGAATACATCGATCTGGTCGCGCGCACTCCGCTGCCGACGACCGGCAGCGGCGTGCACACCGCCTTCGACCTGGGTACCGGCACCGGCGTGCTCGCGGCGGTGCTGGCCCGCCGCGGCATCGACCACATCGTCGCGACCGATGACAGTCCACGCGCCCTGGTCTGCGCCCGCGAGAACATCGACCGGCTGGATCTCACCCGATCCGTCGACATCGTCGGACCCGCGCTCTTCCCTGCGGGTCGCGCCGACCTGGTCGTGTGCAACCCGCCGTGGCTACCGGCCCGTCCGACCTCCGCGATCGAACACGGCGTGTACGACCAGGACAGCGGCATGCTGCGGGGGTTCCTCTCCGGCCTGACCGCCCATCTCATCCCCGGCGGCGAAGGCTGGCTCATCCTCTCCGACCTCGCCGAACACCTCGGTCTACGCACCCGGTCCGACCTGCTCGCCATGATCGAACAAGCGGGCCTGCGCGTCATCGACAAAACCGACACGACGCCGCGTCACCCCCGTGCCCAGGACACCACCGACCCGCTGCACGCCGCTCGCGCCGCGGAAGTCACCTCCCTCTGGCGTCTCGCCGCCGACGCGTAG
- a CDS encoding flavin reductase family protein — protein sequence MHELFEFPADGGGLRRAFANFPSGVVAVCAEINGAPHGLAVSTFVPVSLDPPLVSFCVQNSSSTWPKLAAAGHLGLSLLGTDQQDAARTLGGRNGDRFRGTELHRGTGEALFIDGASAWIEGVPEAHVPAGDHAVVILRIHRIATRTDVDPLVFHGSKFRRLHADTRERSDLAG from the coding sequence ATGCATGAGCTCTTCGAATTTCCGGCGGACGGCGGCGGATTACGGCGCGCCTTCGCCAATTTCCCGAGCGGCGTGGTCGCGGTGTGCGCCGAAATCAACGGTGCCCCACACGGTCTCGCCGTCAGCACGTTCGTCCCGGTCTCGCTCGACCCGCCGCTGGTGTCGTTCTGTGTGCAGAACTCCTCTTCGACCTGGCCCAAGCTCGCCGCCGCTGGTCATCTCGGCCTGAGCCTGCTCGGCACCGATCAGCAGGACGCCGCCCGCACGCTCGGTGGCCGCAACGGTGACCGGTTCCGCGGCACCGAACTGCACCGCGGTACCGGCGAGGCGCTGTTCATCGATGGCGCGTCCGCCTGGATCGAAGGGGTCCCGGAGGCGCACGTCCCTGCGGGCGACCACGCGGTCGTCATCCTGCGGATCCACCGCATCGCCACCCGCACCGATGTGGACCCACTTGTCTTCCACGGCAGCAAATTCCGTCGATTGCACGCGGACACCAGGGAGCGCAGCGATCTCGCCGGGTGA
- a CDS encoding NADPH-dependent FMN reductase, translating into MTVVVGNPKPASRTLAAATLVAKGLRPEVAPTVIDLVDFGAALLGWGDPNVAAAVRTVSDSELVVFASPTFKATYTGLLKLFLEQFDGGTGLAGVLGVPVMLGAGPTHALAPDLLLKPVLVELGATAALPGLYLSDRTFHEDGAIDRYSDRWRPVAQALAATTKVTNHA; encoded by the coding sequence GTGACGGTCGTCGTAGGCAATCCGAAGCCCGCCTCCCGCACCCTGGCGGCGGCCACGCTGGTCGCGAAGGGGTTGAGACCCGAGGTAGCGCCCACGGTGATCGACCTGGTCGACTTCGGTGCCGCCCTGCTCGGCTGGGGCGACCCGAACGTGGCGGCCGCCGTCCGCACCGTATCCGATTCGGAGCTGGTTGTTTTCGCCAGTCCGACGTTCAAGGCCACCTACACGGGCCTGTTGAAACTGTTCCTCGAACAGTTCGACGGCGGCACCGGGTTGGCGGGTGTCCTCGGTGTTCCGGTGATGCTCGGCGCGGGCCCCACCCACGCGCTGGCGCCGGATCTGCTGCTCAAGCCGGTGCTCGTCGAACTGGGCGCCACCGCGGCGTTGCCCGGCCTGTACCTGTCGGACCGGACTTTCCACGAGGACGGCGCGATCGACCGCTACAGCGACCGATGGCGGCCCGTCGCGCAGGCACTGGCCGCGACCACGAAGGTGACGAATCATGCATGA
- a CDS encoding SfnB family sulfur acquisition oxidoreductase: MTISAATGSVTRTTEVAADRIASAAQAFSVAEYLAADFASGAAARDRGRILPHQEVERLAASGLLAITVPAEHGGADLPPSAVAEVVRLLAAADPNIAQIPHSHFVYLNLVRLAGSAEQRERYFGQVLDGGRIANAQSERGGATVADIATTLRPVGDRFRVDGRKFYCTGSLFANLLAVLTKLDDVAGRSGLEPGEYIVYLPADTPGVRIIDDWNGVGQRTTGSGTVSLEDVVVERDQLIRRSAAVHAPTGYGAFAQLLHVAIDAGIARGALSAATEFVRTTSRPWFESGVQRAIDDPLLIQRFGELSVAVTAAEATLGAAGEAVDKATNIERGDAAELAARASLAVAAAKVLADRAANDVSSALFEVSGTRSAAADLNLHHFWRNARTHTLHDPIRWKYQHIGRALLHGTAPPLHGVI, translated from the coding sequence ATGACCATCTCGGCCGCCACCGGATCTGTCACTCGCACCACCGAGGTCGCGGCCGATCGAATAGCTTCAGCGGCACAGGCTTTTTCGGTCGCCGAATACCTCGCGGCGGACTTCGCGTCGGGGGCCGCCGCGCGGGACCGCGGCCGGATCCTGCCGCACCAGGAGGTGGAGCGGCTCGCGGCCAGCGGGTTGCTCGCCATCACCGTGCCCGCTGAACACGGCGGCGCGGACCTGCCACCCAGCGCCGTGGCGGAGGTGGTGCGCCTGCTCGCGGCCGCCGATCCGAATATCGCGCAGATCCCGCACAGTCACTTCGTGTACCTGAATCTGGTGCGCCTGGCCGGTTCGGCGGAGCAGCGCGAGCGCTACTTCGGCCAGGTGCTCGACGGTGGGCGGATTGCCAACGCCCAGTCCGAGCGTGGTGGAGCCACCGTCGCTGACATCGCCACCACCCTGCGCCCGGTCGGGGACCGATTCCGCGTCGATGGGCGCAAGTTCTATTGCACCGGTTCGTTGTTCGCGAATCTGCTCGCCGTGCTCACCAAACTCGACGATGTGGCGGGGCGCAGCGGGCTGGAGCCGGGGGAGTACATCGTTTACCTGCCCGCCGATACACCCGGCGTGCGGATCATCGATGACTGGAACGGCGTCGGCCAGCGCACCACCGGCAGTGGCACCGTCTCGCTGGAGGACGTGGTGGTCGAGCGTGATCAGCTGATCCGTCGTTCCGCAGCCGTGCACGCGCCGACCGGCTACGGCGCGTTCGCCCAACTCCTGCACGTGGCTATCGATGCGGGCATCGCCCGTGGCGCGCTCTCGGCGGCAACGGAATTCGTGCGCACGACGAGCCGTCCGTGGTTCGAATCCGGTGTCCAGCGAGCGATCGATGACCCGCTGCTGATCCAGCGTTTCGGTGAGCTTTCCGTCGCGGTGACCGCCGCCGAGGCGACCCTCGGTGCGGCGGGCGAAGCCGTCGACAAGGCCACGAATATCGAACGGGGCGATGCCGCCGAACTCGCCGCTCGCGCATCGCTCGCGGTAGCCGCGGCCAAGGTGCTCGCCGACCGTGCGGCCAACGATGTGTCCAGCGCGTTGTTCGAGGTGAGCGGAACGCGCAGTGCGGCAGCGGATCTGAATCTGCACCACTTCTGGCGCAACGCCCGCACGCACACATTGCACGATCCGATCCGATGGAAGTACCAGCACATCGGCCGTGCGCTGCTGCACGGCACCGCGCCGCCATTGCACGGCGTGATCTGA
- the sfnG gene encoding dimethylsulfone monooxygenase SfnG produces the protein MTTEQIAEEIKFAYWVPNVSGGLVTSDIEQRTSWDFAYNKKLAQTAENNGFEYALSQVRYTASYGAEFQHESTSFSLALLGATERLKVIAAIHPGLWHPAVLAKFGATADHLSNGRFAINVVSGWFAGEFTALGEPWLEHDERYRRSAEFLEVIRKIWTEDKVNYGGDFYRIRDFTLKPKPLNTAERPNPELFQGGNSTAARRNGGRYADWYFSNGKDFDGVTEQLDDLRAVARANDREVKFGLNGFIIARDTEKEARDTLREIVEKANKPAVEGFREAVQQAGASTKDRKGMWADSTYEDLVQYNDGFRTELIGTPEQIAERIVAYRELGVDLILGGFLHFQEEIEYFGAKVLPLVRELEAARRPVAAVS, from the coding sequence ATGACCACGGAGCAGATTGCCGAAGAGATCAAATTCGCCTACTGGGTGCCCAATGTCAGCGGGGGGTTGGTCACCAGCGATATCGAACAGCGCACCAGCTGGGACTTCGCGTACAACAAGAAGCTGGCGCAGACCGCCGAGAACAACGGCTTCGAGTACGCGTTGTCGCAGGTGCGCTACACCGCCTCGTACGGCGCCGAGTTCCAGCACGAGTCGACCTCGTTCAGCCTCGCGCTGCTCGGCGCGACCGAACGGCTGAAGGTGATCGCGGCCATCCATCCCGGCCTATGGCATCCGGCGGTGCTCGCGAAGTTCGGCGCGACCGCCGACCACCTGTCGAACGGGCGGTTTGCCATCAATGTCGTATCCGGTTGGTTTGCCGGTGAATTCACCGCGCTAGGCGAGCCGTGGCTGGAGCACGACGAAAGGTACCGGCGCAGCGCCGAATTCCTCGAGGTGATCCGCAAGATCTGGACCGAGGACAAGGTGAACTACGGCGGCGACTTCTACCGGATCCGCGATTTCACGCTGAAGCCGAAGCCGCTCAACACCGCCGAGCGCCCGAATCCCGAACTGTTCCAAGGCGGTAACTCGACCGCGGCCCGCCGCAACGGCGGCCGCTACGCCGACTGGTACTTCTCCAATGGCAAGGATTTCGACGGCGTCACCGAACAGCTGGATGATCTGCGCGCCGTCGCTCGAGCCAACGACCGGGAGGTGAAGTTCGGTCTGAACGGCTTCATCATCGCCAGGGACACCGAGAAAGAAGCGCGGGACACCTTGCGCGAGATCGTCGAGAAGGCGAACAAGCCCGCGGTGGAAGGGTTCCGGGAGGCGGTGCAGCAGGCGGGCGCGTCCACCAAGGACCGCAAGGGGATGTGGGCGGACTCCACCTACGAGGACCTCGTGCAATACAACGACGGGTTCCGCACCGAGCTGATCGGCACGCCGGAGCAGATCGCCGAGCGCATCGTCGCCTACCGGGAGCTCGGCGTGGACCTGATCCTGGGCGGCTTTCTGCACTTTCAAGAGGAGATCGAGTACTTTGGCGCGAAAGTGCTTCCGCTGGTACGGGAACTGGAGGCCGCCCGGCGGCCGGTCGCGGCGGTGAGCTGA
- a CDS encoding styrene monooxygenase/indole monooxygenase family protein translates to MTTQNSVPRSTRSAAVIGAGQTGVTAALGLLDAGFDVTLYSDRDQRSLRDDVPATGTALEFGITQQAESALGLDTYTGRAPRHTGLSVRIAGPEGAELIQFDGHFDGYVGVAVDTRLKADERLTAFKERGGRFVVEQVTPETLDTIAAANALTLVATGRGGLSDLFPIDPARTPYAAPQRSLLTVTVTGIGHGKDVFAHRSPAGGAHSGFSILAEQGEAWWGPYLHKDAGPSWAFLGWARPGSEWETRFAAADSADSTHRIVQDLYRDFIDWDLPEVLATQVIADDPHSWLKGAVRPVVRSGIGHTASGHVVASLGDTSAAYDPIAGQGAQSGLIQAQRLVAAAAVHDGPFDEAWLDAQYAGFLAVRGDAANKVTRLFLGDPELAEIGNQLFAAASVDPKFAAALVGLLHHPQPFLEVDSLDAANAFITRVTGEDAAALLGRFAPAGKFARSTFADALATA, encoded by the coding sequence ATGACAACGCAGAATTCCGTCCCCCGTTCCACCCGTTCGGCCGCGGTAATCGGTGCCGGCCAAACCGGCGTCACTGCGGCGCTAGGTTTGCTCGACGCCGGTTTCGACGTCACCCTCTACAGCGACCGCGACCAGCGCAGTCTGCGCGATGACGTCCCCGCTACCGGCACCGCGCTCGAATTCGGGATCACCCAGCAAGCCGAGTCCGCGCTTGGGCTGGACACCTACACCGGCCGGGCACCGCGGCACACCGGACTCAGTGTCCGCATCGCCGGGCCGGAAGGTGCCGAATTGATCCAATTCGATGGCCATTTCGACGGCTACGTCGGCGTCGCCGTCGACACCCGCCTGAAGGCCGACGAACGACTGACCGCCTTTAAGGAACGCGGCGGCCGCTTCGTCGTCGAGCAGGTGACCCCCGAAACCCTCGACACGATCGCCGCCGCCAACGCCCTCACGCTGGTCGCCACCGGCCGCGGCGGTCTGTCCGACCTGTTTCCGATCGACCCGGCGCGCACGCCCTACGCGGCGCCGCAGCGTTCGCTGCTCACCGTCACGGTGACCGGAATCGGCCACGGCAAGGACGTTTTCGCGCACCGCAGCCCGGCGGGCGGGGCGCACAGCGGCTTCTCCATCCTGGCCGAGCAGGGTGAGGCATGGTGGGGCCCGTACTTGCACAAGGACGCCGGACCGAGCTGGGCGTTCCTCGGCTGGGCCCGGCCGGGCAGCGAATGGGAAACCCGTTTCGCCGCAGCGGATTCCGCCGATTCCACACACCGGATCGTGCAGGACTTGTACCGCGACTTCATCGATTGGGATCTGCCGGAGGTGCTCGCCACCCAGGTGATCGCCGACGATCCGCATTCCTGGCTCAAGGGGGCGGTCCGGCCGGTGGTCCGGTCCGGTATCGGTCACACGGCGAGCGGGCACGTGGTGGCCTCGCTCGGCGACACCTCGGCCGCGTACGACCCGATCGCGGGTCAGGGCGCGCAGAGCGGGCTCATCCAAGCCCAGCGGCTCGTCGCGGCGGCGGCGGTGCATGACGGTCCGTTCGACGAGGCGTGGCTCGACGCGCAGTACGCGGGATTCCTCGCGGTCCGCGGCGATGCGGCCAACAAGGTCACCCGGCTGTTCCTCGGCGATCCGGAGCTGGCCGAGATCGGCAACCAGCTCTTCGCGGCCGCGAGCGTCGATCCGAAGTTCGCCGCTGCCCTCGTCGGCCTGCTGCACCACCCGCAACCGTTCCTCGAAGTCGATTCGCTCGACGCGGCCAACGCCTTCATCACCCGCGTCACCGGCGAAGACGCGGCGGCGCTGCTCGGCCGCTTCGCACCGGCCGGAAAGTTCGCCAGGTCCACCTTCGCCGACGCCCTCGCCACCGCCTGA
- a CDS encoding GAF domain-containing protein, with protein sequence MSFTIADLTGDRTEQYHQLAAQAAALVAGEVDRVANAANLSALVFHALPELNWVGFYFYDGRELVVGPFQGKPACVRIPIGKGVCGTAAQTRETQLVPDVHAFPGHIACDAETRSEVVIPLVHNGALVGVFDLDSPKPGRFDEIDQRGLESIARAFLDSLPSA encoded by the coding sequence ATGTCGTTCACCATTGCCGACCTGACCGGAGACCGCACCGAGCAGTACCACCAGCTCGCCGCGCAGGCAGCAGCGCTGGTGGCAGGCGAGGTCGACCGCGTCGCCAACGCCGCCAATCTCTCGGCGCTGGTTTTCCATGCGCTGCCCGAACTGAATTGGGTCGGGTTCTATTTCTATGACGGTCGAGAACTCGTGGTCGGCCCATTTCAGGGCAAACCCGCGTGCGTCCGTATCCCCATCGGAAAAGGCGTCTGCGGGACGGCGGCACAGACCAGGGAAACACAACTGGTGCCCGATGTGCATGCCTTTCCCGGCCACATCGCCTGTGATGCCGAGACGCGTTCGGAAGTCGTTATTCCGTTGGTGCACAATGGCGCGCTGGTCGGAGTGTTCGACCTCGACAGCCCGAAGCCGGGCCGATTCGATGAAATCGACCAGCGCGGGCTGGAATCCATCGCGCGGGCATTCCTCGATTCGCTACCGTCCGCTTAG